From one Candidatus Omnitrophota bacterium genomic stretch:
- a CDS encoding DUF296 domain-containing protein, whose translation MRYTRGTIGRVFLVKFDDKDILLEEIDALARKERIKAATFIFLGALREGDLVTGPKRPVIPPDPNWTSFKGAWEVFGTGTIFTNKSGPQIHIHTSMGKRNKTLTGCVRKGSKVFLVIEAVIFELKGVKAAKDLDPSTGLNLLQIGK comes from the coding sequence ATGAGATATACCAGAGGCACGATAGGAAGGGTATTCCTCGTCAAGTTCGACGATAAGGACATCCTCCTGGAAGAGATAGACGCCCTCGCCCGGAAAGAGCGGATCAAGGCGGCGACCTTCATATTCCTGGGCGCGCTGAGGGAAGGGGACCTCGTGACGGGCCCGAAGAGACCTGTCATCCCGCCCGATCCGAACTGGACGAGTTTCAAGGGCGCGTGGGAGGTCTTCGGCACCGGGACGATATTCACGAATAAGAGCGGTCCGCAGATACACATCCACACCTCCATGGGAAAGAGGAACAAGACGCTCACCGGCTGCGTCCGGAAGGGCTCGAAGGTCTTCCTCGTCATAGAGGCGGTCATCTTCGAGCTCAAGGGCGTAAAGGCGGCAAAGGACCTCGACCCCTCGACCGGCCTGAATCTCCTGCAGATAGGGAAGTAG
- a CDS encoding STAS domain-containing protein → MKNNEICGNSNVTVQKKDGEVVIKIIGDFDSSTTPSIQKCCKKIKENGDAGKIILDFARAVRVDTTAFACIINFIKEHIGSGTEIFVTNLHDPEERLMDILKVEKLIKVL, encoded by the coding sequence ATGAAGAATAACGAGATATGCGGGAACAGTAATGTGACCGTCCAGAAGAAGGACGGGGAGGTCGTTATAAAGATAATAGGCGACTTTGACAGCTCTACGACACCCTCGATACAGAAGTGCTGCAAGAAGATAAAGGAGAACGGGGACGCGGGGAAGATCATACTCGATTTCGCGAGAGCCGTTCGGGTGGATACGACCGCCTTCGCATGCATAATCAACTTCATCAAGGAGCATATAGGTTCCGGGACGGAGATATTCGTTACTAACCTGCATGACCCGGAAGAGCGGCTTATGGACATATTGAAGGTGGAGAAGCTGATAAAGGTCCTGTGA
- a CDS encoding peptide chain release factor-like protein gives MIKIREADLEEKFICSSKPGGQKVNKTSACVYLRHRPTGIEVKCQRERSQALNRLLARRILVGKVESLVLGREARERKEIEKIRRQKRRRSRRAREKILRDKKIHSEKKRLRISPGIE, from the coding sequence GTGATCAAGATCAGGGAGGCGGACCTCGAGGAAAAGTTCATATGCTCGAGCAAGCCGGGCGGGCAGAAGGTCAATAAGACGTCCGCGTGCGTATACCTCAGGCACAGGCCCACGGGTATCGAGGTCAAGTGCCAGAGGGAGCGCTCCCAGGCCCTGAACCGGCTTCTTGCCAGGAGGATACTCGTCGGTAAGGTCGAATCGCTCGTCCTGGGCAGGGAGGCGAGGGAGCGGAAGGAGATAGAGAAGATAAGGCGCCAGAAACGTAGACGCTCCCGCAGGGCCAGGGAGAAGATACTCAGGGATAAGAAGATACATTCCGAAAAGAAGCGGCTGAGGATATCCCCCGGCATAGAATAG
- a CDS encoding SPFH domain-containing protein, with amino-acid sequence MGLMGWIIAVIVVIFLLGIRIVRPTHRGLVERFGRYNRFASPGFNWIIPAVEVLYRINITEQMIDAEPQEIITNDNLNAKVDAQVYFKVKADEDNVKSTQYNVNNYQWQIVNLARTTLRNIIGTLTLKSANSERGKINAELHKTLCEETASWGLEIVRTELKEIDPPKDVQETMNKVVKAENEKIAAIDYATATETAADGQKRAEIKKAEGIKQARILEAEGEAAAIKLVNEAAEHYFVGNAQVLRKLEAVEKSLANNAKIVVPANTELVNVIGEMAGILPLKHK; translated from the coding sequence ATGGGTCTTATGGGTTGGATAATAGCGGTCATAGTGGTCATATTTCTTCTGGGGATAAGGATCGTGCGCCCCACGCACAGGGGGCTTGTCGAGAGGTTCGGCAGGTATAACCGCTTTGCCAGCCCCGGGTTCAACTGGATAATCCCGGCGGTCGAAGTGCTCTACAGGATCAATATAACGGAACAGATGATAGACGCCGAGCCCCAGGAGATCATCACCAACGATAACCTGAATGCCAAGGTCGACGCGCAGGTATATTTCAAGGTGAAGGCGGATGAGGATAACGTGAAGAGCACGCAGTATAACGTGAATAATTACCAGTGGCAGATCGTGAACCTGGCGCGCACCACGTTGAGGAATATCATCGGCACCCTTACCCTGAAATCGGCCAACAGCGAGAGGGGCAAGATCAACGCCGAGCTGCACAAGACCCTCTGCGAAGAGACCGCGAGCTGGGGGCTGGAGATCGTCAGGACCGAGCTGAAAGAGATAGACCCTCCCAAGGACGTCCAGGAGACGATGAATAAGGTCGTCAAGGCAGAGAACGAGAAGATCGCGGCGATCGATTATGCCACCGCGACCGAGACCGCGGCAGACGGCCAGAAGAGGGCGGAGATCAAGAAGGCCGAGGGCATAAAGCAGGCGCGCATCCTGGAGGCGGAGGGTGAGGCGGCGGCGATAAAGCTGGTCAATGAGGCGGCAGAGCACTATTTTGTGGGCAACGCGCAGGTCCTGCGGAAACTCGAGGCGGTCGAAAAGTCACTGGCGAACAACGCGAAGATCGTCGTCCCGGCAAATACGGAGTTGGTAAACGTCATCGGCGAAATGGCCGGTATCCTGCCCCTGAAGCACAAATAG
- a CDS encoding helix-turn-helix domain-containing protein, with the protein MKQFKLHPYTVRRLARAKKIPAFRFGGQWRFRGDEISEWSKHRPAPKSYTPFSVSDIASRLR; encoded by the coding sequence GTGAAACAGTTCAAGCTCCATCCCTATACGGTTCGTAGGCTGGCAAGAGCGAAGAAGATCCCTGCCTTTAGGTTCGGCGGCCAATGGCGATTCCGAGGGGATGAGATAAGCGAATGGTCAAAACATCGCCCTGCGCCCAAATCGTACACTCCATTTTCAGTATCCGACATAGCCAGTCGTCTGCGCTAA
- a CDS encoding DUF6088 family protein yields the protein MTQSIDNRILNRIYGRHRGWVFTPITFLDLGSRTAVDQTLGRLTKSGTIRRLARGLYDYPAKHPDFGDLPPNYDRIAQALAGRDNLKIQPSGAYAANLLGLTEQVPAKIVFFTDGPNRKVQIGKRKIVLKRTTPRNMATAGRISGLVIQALRYLKQRNIDATVIAKLKRRLSGDDKSTLMNDIRYAPAWIGNIFRRIQK from the coding sequence ATGACGCAAAGCATTGATAATAGGATACTTAACAGGATATACGGAAGGCATAGGGGTTGGGTCTTTACTCCAATCACATTTCTTGACCTTGGAAGTCGTACAGCCGTTGATCAGACTTTGGGACGTCTGACTAAATCAGGAACTATACGTCGTTTGGCTCGAGGATTGTATGACTACCCCGCGAAACATCCCGATTTTGGCGACCTTCCGCCTAATTATGATCGTATCGCACAAGCACTGGCGGGACGAGATAATTTGAAAATTCAGCCTTCCGGCGCATATGCCGCCAATCTGCTTGGTTTAACGGAGCAGGTTCCGGCAAAGATTGTTTTTTTCACGGACGGCCCTAATCGTAAAGTGCAAATAGGTAAAAGGAAGATCGTTTTAAAAAGAACAACGCCGAGAAACATGGCAACAGCAGGACGGATAAGTGGATTAGTCATTCAGGCCCTGCGTTATTTAAAGCAGCGTAATATAGATGCAACTGTCATTGCAAAGCTTAAAAGACGATTGTCCGGTGATGATAAAAGTACGCTTATGAATGATATTCGTTATGCCCCGGCATGGATAGGAAATATCTTTAGAAGAATACAAAAGTGA
- a CDS encoding nucleotidyl transferase AbiEii/AbiGii toxin family protein, protein MDNFLLLKDSDKKAYFDVVADELGVTPQLIEKDFWVCWILKMLFSLPKSGSHLTFKGGTSLSKCYNVIKRFSEDVDVSIERTFLTSQESIEPDRKQGTKENQRRLDRLKQACQEKIVDVIIPELEDNIGSALSSIGKWVIKLDPDDPDNQTILFTYPSAIENGKGGYVQPVVKIELGARSDHWPVAVMSVKPYVSDAAGKVTIEGAQVRVLGAERTFWEKATILHAISHGSKLRARMSRHYYDVGEMVGSSIYSKAIQNIDLLIKVAEHKDLFFKDSKARYDLAKPGSLRLMPLGEHLVQLNDDYRQMQEMFFEDPPSFESILEKLKTAEEEINRIKQ, encoded by the coding sequence ATGGATAATTTTTTGTTATTAAAGGATTCAGATAAAAAAGCATATTTTGATGTAGTGGCGGATGAATTAGGTGTCACGCCTCAGCTTATAGAAAAAGATTTCTGGGTATGCTGGATACTCAAAATGCTTTTTTCATTGCCTAAATCAGGCAGTCACTTGACGTTCAAAGGAGGCACGTCGCTTTCTAAGTGCTATAACGTTATCAAGCGTTTTTCCGAAGACGTTGATGTTTCAATCGAAAGGACTTTTTTAACAAGTCAAGAATCGATTGAACCAGACAGGAAACAGGGCACTAAAGAAAATCAGCGAAGGTTGGATCGCTTGAAGCAGGCATGCCAAGAAAAGATTGTCGATGTGATTATTCCCGAGTTGGAGGATAACATTGGCTCCGCTTTATCTAGTATAGGGAAATGGGTGATTAAACTGGATCCTGATGATCCGGATAATCAAACCATTTTATTTACCTACCCGAGCGCTATCGAAAATGGCAAGGGCGGCTATGTTCAGCCCGTTGTAAAAATTGAACTCGGAGCGAGATCGGATCATTGGCCTGTTGCGGTTATGTCTGTTAAGCCTTATGTTTCTGATGCGGCCGGTAAGGTGACTATTGAAGGCGCGCAGGTACGCGTTTTGGGGGCCGAAAGAACATTCTGGGAAAAAGCGACAATATTACATGCAATAAGCCATGGCTCAAAATTACGCGCAAGGATGTCACGCCACTACTACGACGTGGGCGAGATGGTTGGTTCTTCTATTTATAGCAAAGCTATTCAGAATATTGACTTGTTGATAAAAGTTGCTGAGCATAAGGACTTATTTTTTAAAGACAGTAAGGCGCGGTATGATTTGGCAAAGCCCGGGAGTCTTCGGTTAATGCCTTTAGGAGAGCATCTTGTTCAGCTAAATGATGACTATCGGCAAATGCAGGAAATGTTTTTTGAGGACCCGCCGTCTTTTGAAAGTATTTTGGAAAAATTGAAGACGGCAGAAGAAGAGATTAACAGGATCAAGCAATGA
- a CDS encoding adenine-specific methyltransferase EcoRI family protein — protein METKSLNKNLRKASQAKKDEFYTQLVDIEKELKHYKEQFRGKVVYCNCDDPFESNFFKYFAANFNALKLKKLITTSYVKSPIVGGQLLLFEVEGLKPSGKEPFKIEIKKVPDADGNGAINLDDVEYLLKHDKNTATPLRGDGDFRSEECIKLIKKADIVVTNPPFSLFREYVAQLVEYEKKFIIIGNTNALTYKEIFKLIKDNKLRTGYTNFNVGMFFVVPDDWEHFHHKDEKGRKIARVSTSCWFTNMDVEKHKEYLTLYKKYNTEEYPKYDHYNAIEVSKVAEIPMDYRGTMGVPITFLDKYNPNQFEIIDGLNRYTILDVAGLNNNAVKKHLHMTEIGGKSTYFRVLIKNKKKIKYENRTAQNSNS, from the coding sequence ATGGAAACAAAGTCTTTAAATAAAAACTTACGCAAAGCAAGCCAAGCAAAGAAAGACGAGTTTTATACCCAACTCGTTGATATTGAAAAAGAGTTAAAACACTACAAAGAACAATTTCGTGGCAAGGTTGTTTATTGCAATTGTGACGATCCGTTCGAGAGTAATTTTTTTAAATATTTCGCTGCCAATTTTAACGCACTAAAGCTAAAGAAGCTTATTACTACAAGTTATGTTAAATCTCCTATTGTCGGTGGGCAGTTATTGCTGTTTGAGGTAGAAGGGTTAAAGCCATCGGGCAAAGAGCCATTTAAAATCGAGATCAAAAAAGTTCCAGATGCTGATGGAAATGGTGCGATAAATCTTGACGATGTGGAGTATTTGTTAAAACACGACAAAAACACTGCAACCCCTCTGCGTGGCGATGGCGACTTTCGTAGCGAAGAATGCATAAAGTTGATTAAAAAGGCGGATATAGTTGTAACGAATCCGCCGTTTTCTTTATTCCGTGAATATGTCGCTCAACTTGTAGAATACGAAAAAAAGTTCATAATTATAGGCAACACCAATGCGTTAACTTATAAAGAAATCTTTAAATTAATTAAAGATAATAAGTTGCGTACCGGTTATACAAATTTTAATGTTGGGATGTTCTTTGTCGTACCAGACGACTGGGAACATTTTCATCATAAAGATGAAAAAGGAAGAAAAATTGCACGAGTATCAACTTCATGCTGGTTCACAAATATGGATGTTGAAAAACATAAAGAATATTTAACTCTGTATAAAAAATACAATACCGAAGAATATCCCAAATATGACCACTACAACGCAATCGAGGTATCAAAAGTTGCGGAAATTCCAATGGATTACCGCGGTACTATGGGCGTGCCAATTACCTTTCTCGATAAATACAATCCTAATCAATTTGAAATCATTGATGGCTTAAATCGATACACTATATTAGACGTTGCTGGTCTGAATAATAATGCTGTAAAAAAGCATCTTCATATGACAGAGATAGGCGGAAAATCGACGTACTTTAGGGTTTTGATTAAGAATAAAAAGAAGATAAAATATGAAAATCGAACTGCACAAAATTCAAATTCGTAA
- a CDS encoding DUF262 domain-containing protein, with translation MKIELHKIQIRKVIAGYKDSAEEGVVAYSGKLDIRPKYQREFVYKADQRNAVIETIKNSFPLNVMYWMIREDGGYEMLDGQQRTISIGQYVNGDYSLDNRFFHNLTKEEQNKILDYELMIYFCEGTDIERLDWFRVINTYGEKVNDQEIRNAVYTGPWLSDAKLKFSKSNCAAYRLANDGGQLVSGSPIRQEYLETVLVWINDGKIEDYMAKHQHDANANGLWDYFQKVIAWIRATFTNYRREMSSVAWGELYNVFKDKKLNANKLESEIKELMQDEDVTKKSGIYPYVLTRNEKFLNIRAFTDKQKREAYEKQKGKCIKCKKRFETEEMEADHIKPWHEGGKTISENCQMLCKQDNRTKSGK, from the coding sequence ATGAAAATCGAACTGCACAAAATTCAAATTCGTAAAGTAATAGCAGGCTACAAAGACAGTGCCGAAGAAGGCGTGGTGGCTTATAGTGGCAAACTTGATATTCGTCCAAAATATCAGCGTGAGTTTGTGTACAAGGCAGATCAGCGCAATGCCGTAATCGAAACTATCAAAAACAGCTTTCCGTTGAATGTAATGTATTGGATGATTAGAGAAGACGGTGGCTACGAAATGCTGGACGGCCAACAACGCACCATTAGTATCGGGCAATATGTTAATGGCGATTATTCTCTGGACAACCGTTTTTTTCATAATCTGACCAAAGAGGAGCAGAATAAAATTCTTGATTATGAACTAATGATTTATTTCTGCGAAGGCACGGATATAGAGCGACTGGATTGGTTTAGGGTTATCAACACCTACGGAGAGAAAGTTAACGATCAGGAAATCCGTAATGCTGTTTATACCGGGCCGTGGCTTAGTGACGCGAAATTGAAATTTAGCAAATCAAATTGTGCGGCATATCGCTTAGCAAATGACGGGGGCCAATTAGTAAGTGGTTCGCCAATTAGACAAGAATATTTAGAAACTGTACTGGTGTGGATAAATGACGGCAAAATAGAAGATTATATGGCAAAACATCAACACGATGCGAATGCCAACGGGCTGTGGGATTATTTTCAAAAAGTAATTGCGTGGATACGGGCAACATTTACGAATTATCGTAGAGAGATGAGTAGTGTGGCATGGGGGGAATTGTACAATGTATTCAAAGATAAGAAACTGAACGCTAACAAACTAGAATCTGAGATTAAAGAGTTAATGCAGGACGAAGACGTAACAAAAAAATCCGGAATTTATCCGTATGTTTTAACTCGAAATGAAAAATTCTTGAATATTAGAGCATTTACAGATAAGCAAAAAAGAGAAGCATATGAAAAGCAAAAAGGTAAATGCATAAAATGCAAGAAACGTTTTGAGACAGAGGAAATGGAAGCCGATCATATAAAGCCCTGGCACGAAGGCGGAAAGACTATTTCAGAAAATTGCCAAATGTTGTGTAAGCAAGATAACCGAACCAAATCTGGAAAATAA
- a CDS encoding SIR2 family protein translates to MKDDHPKHDPREIIRGFQQLLYSPTKSIGFFAGAGTSMSIKDPTSKKALIPGINELTNIVETQLSAEKSKTCYKAIKEELSKNKQPSQIEYILSNIRLKAQVIGSETLCGLNQQGFKDLEIEITKKIEKLVSPEIPKDIVHQKFAKWIRNANRRKAIEVFTTNYDYLFEVGFEREKVPYFDGFVGSHKPFFYPASVAENDLPVDWVRLWKVHGSLGWRLDEEHKRIVREKSEGSLMVFPSLLKYDDSRKQPYVSFIERLDNFLREDDSFLIICGYGFGDQHLNDTIIHALSRTRSSAIYAFLHGEASEDHHAVKLAKYEPRLTLMAKNSAVIGGTYGLWELNREPSASDSTQIGSYFDEDAVPANLTTPAKDNGKKIPDHEAYWDGKGVLKLGDFSNLVEFLNLMLPENS, encoded by the coding sequence ATGAAAGATGACCACCCGAAACATGACCCCAGAGAAATAATTCGCGGATTTCAACAACTGCTTTATTCTCCTACAAAATCTATTGGATTTTTTGCAGGAGCCGGAACATCGATGTCGATAAAAGATCCCACCTCAAAAAAAGCGCTTATCCCCGGCATAAATGAATTAACAAACATTGTGGAGACTCAACTATCCGCCGAAAAATCCAAAACATGTTATAAGGCCATAAAAGAAGAGCTCAGTAAGAATAAGCAGCCCTCTCAAATCGAATACATACTTTCAAATATACGTCTAAAGGCTCAGGTTATTGGTTCAGAAACCTTGTGCGGTTTAAATCAACAGGGATTTAAGGACTTGGAAATCGAAATTACGAAAAAGATTGAGAAGCTCGTTTCTCCTGAGATACCAAAAGACATAGTTCACCAAAAATTTGCAAAATGGATTCGCAATGCTAACAGAAGAAAAGCTATAGAGGTATTTACAACAAATTATGATTACTTGTTTGAAGTTGGTTTCGAAAGGGAAAAGGTGCCGTATTTTGACGGCTTTGTCGGTAGTCATAAACCATTCTTTTATCCTGCATCTGTAGCGGAAAATGATCTGCCCGTCGATTGGGTACGTCTATGGAAAGTTCACGGATCTCTTGGATGGCGACTAGACGAAGAGCATAAGCGAATTGTTCGTGAAAAATCCGAGGGGAGCCTTATGGTTTTCCCATCCTTGTTAAAATACGACGATTCTAGAAAACAGCCGTATGTAAGCTTCATAGAGCGACTTGATAATTTCTTGCGAGAAGATGACAGTTTTTTAATTATTTGTGGATATGGATTTGGTGACCAACACCTTAACGATACAATCATTCACGCGCTATCTAGAACCAGATCGTCCGCGATTTATGCGTTTCTTCATGGAGAGGCTTCAGAAGATCACCATGCAGTTAAATTAGCCAAATATGAGCCACGCTTAACGTTAATGGCAAAAAATTCGGCGGTAATAGGTGGTACATATGGCTTGTGGGAATTAAACAGAGAACCATCTGCTTCAGATAGCACTCAAATCGGCTCTTATTTTGACGAAGATGCTGTCCCGGCAAATTTAACCACGCCTGCTAAGGATAATGGTAAGAAAATACCTGATCACGAAGCTTATTGGGACGGCAAGGGGGTTTTGAAGTTAGGCGATTTTTCGAATCTAGTGGAGTTTTTAAATTTAATGCTTCCAGAGAATTCTTAA
- a CDS encoding ATP-binding protein, whose product MLRNDTIIGTVESVLGNRISILIDTEHLPSNVPVIDGRVYRIGQIGSFLRIPIGYIDLYGVVTQAGADAIPEKLRDMEDADKLSKQARNWLTMVLVGERVGDRFERGVSQSPVSGDHAHLVTIDDLKIIYGNMNDKGSISIGQISASESLSARLDIDKLVTRHVALLGSTGSGKSNAVTVFLSEIAKGKFPSARILLIDPHGEYGAALGSHARVFKINANKHNGEYPLFIPYWALPFGELLKTFVGALTDPQEEYVREKIFSKKLEASKNLASPPEEAALSADSPIPFSLKELWYQLDRFERLTINRGAGGTITEALIKEGNSDSLVSAQFEPHSTTNTNPYLNNQAKGILRYLNNIRNRLVDQRFNFFFHPGEWEPSKDGKVKKDLDALLVDWLAHDKPITVLDLSGVPAEITAIVSGAVIRIAYDALFWAQDLPIGGRKQPLLMVLEEAHMYLQAGEESVASSSVRSIAKEGRKYGLGLMLVTQRPSELDPTVLSQCGTTIALRMTNGQDRAHVSSAVQDDLSDMLALIPSLRTGEALIFGEAVKIPSRVRIDAATKAPKSEDPRVSRAWSQSPPLADYYKQAIDLWRNGRFSVEKKEEK is encoded by the coding sequence ATGCTTCGCAATGACACAATAATAGGTACGGTAGAAAGCGTTCTAGGGAATCGTATATCAATATTGATTGATACCGAACATTTGCCCTCCAATGTTCCGGTAATCGATGGGCGCGTATATCGTATTGGACAGATTGGCTCTTTTTTGAGGATACCGATTGGCTATATAGATCTTTATGGGGTCGTTACTCAGGCGGGAGCAGATGCAATACCAGAAAAATTGCGAGACATGGAAGATGCAGATAAACTCAGTAAGCAAGCTAGAAATTGGCTAACAATGGTTTTGGTTGGAGAAAGGGTTGGAGATCGCTTTGAGAGAGGTGTAAGCCAGTCGCCAGTAAGCGGGGATCATGCTCACCTTGTCACAATCGATGATTTAAAAATTATTTATGGCAACATGAATGACAAAGGTTCTATTTCAATTGGGCAGATTAGCGCATCGGAAAGCTTATCTGCAAGACTTGATATAGATAAATTAGTAACCAGACATGTCGCGCTTCTCGGCTCTACTGGGAGCGGAAAATCTAATGCTGTAACAGTTTTTCTTAGTGAAATAGCCAAGGGCAAATTCCCATCGGCTCGTATATTGTTAATAGACCCCCATGGTGAATATGGCGCAGCGCTTGGTAGTCATGCCAGAGTATTTAAAATTAATGCCAATAAACATAATGGCGAATATCCCTTATTTATTCCTTATTGGGCATTACCATTTGGAGAATTATTAAAAACATTCGTGGGCGCACTTACAGATCCTCAAGAAGAATATGTACGGGAAAAGATTTTCTCAAAAAAATTGGAAGCTAGTAAGAATCTTGCCTCCCCTCCTGAAGAAGCAGCGCTAAGCGCAGATAGCCCCATACCTTTTAGTCTGAAAGAATTATGGTACCAGCTAGATCGATTTGAACGCCTGACTATTAATAGAGGGGCAGGCGGAACAATTACGGAGGCACTGATAAAAGAGGGAAATTCTGATTCTTTGGTTAGCGCACAATTTGAGCCCCATTCTACTACAAACACCAATCCATATTTAAATAACCAAGCTAAGGGAATCCTGCGTTATCTTAATAATATTAGAAATAGACTGGTCGATCAAAGATTTAATTTTTTCTTCCATCCGGGTGAATGGGAACCTTCAAAAGATGGAAAAGTAAAAAAAGATTTAGACGCACTTTTAGTGGATTGGCTAGCCCATGACAAACCTATCACTGTATTAGATCTATCAGGAGTACCGGCAGAAATTACTGCGATTGTATCAGGAGCCGTTATCCGAATTGCCTATGACGCACTATTTTGGGCACAAGATTTACCGATTGGTGGCAGAAAACAACCGTTATTAATGGTATTAGAAGAGGCTCATATGTATTTGCAGGCCGGAGAGGAGTCCGTCGCTTCTAGCTCTGTTAGAAGCATTGCAAAGGAAGGACGAAAATATGGGCTAGGATTGATGTTAGTTACTCAACGACCATCCGAACTTGATCCTACGGTTCTTAGTCAATGCGGGACCACAATAGCATTACGCATGACCAACGGTCAAGACAGAGCTCATGTCTCATCCGCAGTTCAAGATGATTTATCAGATATGTTGGCACTTATACCAAGCCTGCGAACTGGAGAAGCTCTAATCTTTGGCGAGGCTGTGAAAATCCCATCACGAGTAAGAATTGATGCGGCCACGAAAGCACCTAAAAGTGAAGACCCCAGAGTCTCAAGAGCGTGGTCGCAATCTCCACCATTAGCAGATTATTATAAGCAAGCAATCGATCTTTGGCGTAATGGTCGATTTAGTGTTGAAAAGAAGGAGGAAAAATAA
- a CDS encoding KTSC domain-containing protein → MEMKQVASSNLQAVGYDESTETMRVQFTNGSIYEYRNIPAVVYNDFMQASSLGAYLNRNIRNNYPYEKIG, encoded by the coding sequence ATGGAAATGAAGCAAGTAGCTTCCTCTAATCTTCAAGCAGTTGGATATGACGAATCTACAGAAACTATGCGGGTTCAATTTACAAATGGTTCAATCTATGAGTACCGCAATATACCCGCCGTTGTGTATAATGATTTTATGCAAGCAAGCTCATTAGGAGCTTATTTAAATAGAAACATTCGTAATAATTACCCCTATGAAAAAATCGGTTAA
- a CDS encoding PD-(D/E)XK nuclease family protein — protein sequence MFDPKNVAPFKLSRTKIDLFLSCQRCFYLDRRLGVGQPPGYPFSLNSAVDALLKKEFDTYRKNKTAHPLMKTFGVNAIPFQHEKLDEWRDALRKGVSYLHKSTNFIVTGAIDDVWVTPEGELLIVDYKSTSKKEEVNLDAEWQISYKRQMELYQWLFRRNEFKVSEIGYFVYCNGQSGKEAFANKLEFDVKIIPYKGDDAWVEPTLINARKCLDADTIPEANPECDFCRYHELVKEAEKDTK from the coding sequence TTGTTCGATCCTAAAAATGTGGCACCTTTTAAATTAAGTCGCACAAAAATTGACCTTTTTTTATCATGCCAAAGATGCTTTTATCTTGATCGACGATTAGGTGTTGGACAACCTCCAGGATATCCGTTTAGCCTTAACTCTGCAGTAGATGCCCTTCTTAAAAAAGAATTTGACACTTATAGAAAAAATAAAACCGCACACCCTTTAATGAAAACTTTTGGTGTTAATGCTATTCCATTCCAACATGAGAAGCTTGATGAATGGCGTGATGCGTTAAGGAAAGGGGTTTCCTATCTCCACAAATCGACGAACTTTATTGTAACGGGTGCCATAGATGATGTATGGGTAACCCCTGAAGGCGAGTTACTGATAGTTGATTATAAGAGCACATCAAAAAAGGAAGAAGTTAACCTTGATGCAGAGTGGCAAATATCTTATAAAAGACAGATGGAGCTTTATCAATGGCTTTTTCGTAGGAATGAATTTAAGGTTTCGGAAATCGGATATTTTGTTTATTGCAATGGCCAGTCTGGTAAAGAGGCCTTTGCAAATAAACTCGAATTCGATGTAAAGATAATTCCATATAAAGGCGATGATGCATGGGTTGAGCCAACTTTAATAAATGCTAGAAAGTGTTTAGATGCTGATACAATTCCGGAAGCAAATCCAGAATGTGATTTCTGCCGCTATCACGAGCTGGTAAAAGAAGCTGAGAAGGATACTAAATGA